The Mesomycoplasma ovipneumoniae genome window below encodes:
- a CDS encoding helix-turn-helix domain-containing protein: MKKASGISSNIVARMGKDESVSLETIVKICAALDCKIKEVVEIIRDTEI; this comes from the coding sequence TTGAAAAAAGCTTCTGGTATTAGCAGCAATATTGTAGCTAGAATGGGAAAAGATGAAAGTGTAAGTTTAGAAACGATAGTAAAAATATGTGCCGCACTAGATTGTAAAATTAAAGAAGTGGTTGAAATAATTAGGGATACGGAGATTTAA
- a CDS encoding DNA cytosine methyltransferase has translation MNSEYTSIELFAGAGGLALGLEQAGFKHIGLVENDKYAVSTLKANRPKWNVICEDIEIVAKKDLEKEFNIKKGELDLLSGGVPCQSFSYAGKRLGLEDVRGTMFYHYAVFLNKLQPKMLLFENVKGLLSHDKGRTFKTIINIFEQEGYKIFYEVLNAWDYGVAQKRERLIVVGIRNDLVNDKEFVYPSKYEYKPVLSDILQDVPSSLGAKYSKTKEDIFSLVPPGGYWRDIPEDIAKKYMKSCWYMGGGRTGILRRLSLDEPSLTVLTTPQMKQTDRCHPTETRPFTVRENARIQSFPDEWIFTGPMSSQYKQVGNAVPCNLAKEVGLKILEKLEEIRYRNL, from the coding sequence ATGAATAGTGAGTATACAAGTATTGAACTTTTTGCAGGCGCAGGAGGATTGGCGCTAGGGTTAGAGCAGGCGGGATTTAAGCACATCGGATTAGTTGAAAATGACAAATATGCTGTCAGTACACTAAAAGCTAACAGACCAAAATGGAATGTTATTTGTGAAGATATAGAGATTGTTGCTAAGAAAGATTTAGAAAAAGAATTTAACATAAAAAAAGGAGAATTAGATTTATTATCTGGTGGGGTACCTTGCCAAAGTTTTAGTTATGCTGGTAAAAGATTAGGACTTGAGGATGTTAGGGGTACAATGTTTTATCACTATGCAGTGTTTTTAAATAAATTGCAACCTAAAATGTTGTTGTTTGAAAATGTAAAGGGACTTTTATCTCACGATAAGGGGAGAACATTCAAAACAATTATTAATATTTTTGAGCAAGAGGGATATAAAATATTCTACGAGGTATTAAATGCTTGAGACTATGGTGTTGCTCAGAAAAGAGAACGATTAATTGTCGTTGGCATAAGAAATGATTTAGTTAATGATAAAGAATTTGTCTATCCTTCAAAATATGAATATAAACCAGTATTATCGGATATTTTACAAGATGTTCCTAGTAGTCTAGGCGCCAAGTATTCAAAAACAAAAGAAGATATTTTTTCATTAGTTCCTCCAGGGGGATATTGAAGAGATATTCCCGAGGATATAGCTAAAAAGTATATGAAGTCTTGTTGGTATATGGGCGGTGGAAGAACAGGAATACTAAGGAGATTGAGTTTAGATGAGCCGTCATTAACAGTTTTAACTACACCCCAAATGAAACAAACCGATAGATGTCATCCAACAGAGACTAGACCATTCACCGTCAGAGAAAATGCTAGAATACAATCTTTTCCAGATGAATGGATATTTACAGGGCCAATGTCTTCACAATACAAGCAAGTAGGAAATGCAGTTCCTTGTAATTTAGCAAAAGAAGTAGGTTTAAAAATATTGGAGAAGTTAGAGGAAATTAGATATAGAAATTTATAA
- the dcm gene encoding DNA cytosine methyltransferase: MSKNLKFIDLFSGIGGFRLALEELGLECVFSSEVDEHAIEMYKANFGDNSKCDITQLNPETLPNFDILCAGFPCQAFSISGKQKGFEDRARGTLFFDICRVLKEKEPKAFILENVQNLEKHDKGNTLFIMIKTLNELGYSVSYKVLNAKDFGVPQNRERIIIIGNKEGKVFDFSDIQKHKVSSMYEFLDKQGEFEYLEETDYTLIETERIKKQKSGLIFCGYRNKKIRTIGVREGTKYLSRVHKQPNRIYSAKGIHPTITSQEQSGRYFIYVDGKVRKLTLNECYKFMGFPNDFIKVGTKAKLYERIGNSVCVPMIRNVAKEVINQFWKESEGNVVNVSEFLEKTYNDSLSIKSLDEIDLTDTQKNYIKSIVEKQETLKGVYTVLVTSLVYKCLHIEQDIRLHQANMENGYSGRSFDTKYITPFMKQKQFLGAMKESGWFTRSLEQNIPYNLDFPGKINNKVVKDAFLKILNDIEENGAKPQNYLMGIFHLSIKARELKSVRVINPVERESSLSINEIIDLLEKHFYYSYKSRGASILPVVALYSVYECITKELKRFDDKFLQQISSHYSSDRSSGNAGDIVVINNDGSLYEVVEVKFDIAPDYIMVDDAYKKFCNTTIQRYYILSTLAPKDDELEIIHDLVEKIKTEHGCQVIINGVFPTLKYYLRLLDNTDLFMERYIHNIQTHPEINAEHKIAWNDLLTKKEKNNTKGG, from the coding sequence ATGAGTAAGAATCTTAAATTTATAGATTTATTTTCAGGAATAGGCGGATTCAGGTTAGCGCTTGAAGAGTTGGGATTAGAATGTGTATTTAGTAGCGAAGTAGACGAACACGCAATAGAAATGTACAAAGCTAATTTTGGCGATAATTCTAAATGTGATATTACACAATTAAATCCAGAAACATTGCCTAATTTCGATATTCTTTGTGCAGGATTTCCTTGTCAAGCTTTTTCAATTAGTGGAAAGCAAAAAGGTTTTGAGGACAGAGCAAGAGGAACTTTGTTTTTCGATATTTGCAGAGTATTAAAGGAAAAAGAACCTAAAGCATTTATTTTAGAAAATGTTCAAAATTTAGAAAAACACGATAAAGGAAATACTCTATTTATAATGATAAAAACTTTGAATGAATTAGGATATTCTGTTTCATATAAAGTTTTGAATGCTAAAGATTTTGGTGTACCTCAAAATAGAGAAAGAATAATAATAATTGGAAATAAAGAGGGTAAGGTATTTGATTTTAGTGATATACAGAAACATAAAGTAAGTTCAATGTATGAATTTCTTGATAAACAGGGTGAGTTTGAATACTTAGAAGAAACAGACTACACTTTAATAGAAACAGAAAGAATTAAGAAGCAAAAATCAGGGCTTATTTTTTGTGGGTATCGAAATAAAAAAATTCGCACAATTGGAGTTAGAGAGGGAACAAAATATTTATCAAGAGTTCATAAACAACCAAACAGAATTTATTCTGCTAAAGGAATACATCCAACAATTACTTCTCAAGAGCAAAGCGGAAGATATTTTATTTATGTTGATGGTAAAGTTAGAAAACTGACACTTAATGAATGTTATAAGTTTATGGGATTTCCAAATGACTTTATAAAGGTCGGGACAAAAGCAAAATTGTATGAAAGAATAGGGAATAGCGTTTGTGTACCAATGATAAGAAATGTTGCTAAAGAAGTAATAAATCAATTTTGGAAGGAAAGTGAGGGCAATGTAGTGAATGTGAGTGAGTTTTTAGAAAAAACATATAATGATAGTTTGTCAATTAAGTCCTTAGATGAAATTGATTTAACAGATACTCAGAAAAATTATATTAAGTCAATTGTTGAAAAACAGGAAACCTTAAAAGGTGTATATACTGTCTTAGTTACAAGTTTAGTATATAAATGTTTGCATATAGAACAAGATATTAGATTACATCAGGCAAATATGGAGAATGGTTATAGCGGAAGAAGTTTTGATACTAAATACATTACTCCATTTATGAAACAGAAGCAGTTCTTAGGAGCAATGAAAGAGTCAGGATGGTTCACAAGAAGTCTTGAACAGAATATACCATACAACTTAGATTTTCCAGGTAAGATAAATAATAAAGTGGTTAAAGACGCTTTCTTAAAGATTTTAAATGATATAGAAGAGAATGGGGCTAAACCACAAAATTATTTAATGGGAATCTTTCATTTAAGCATAAAAGCAAGGGAACTTAAATCTGTTAGAGTGATAAACCCGGTAGAAAGAGAATCGAGTTTGAGTATAAATGAGATAATAGATTTGTTAGAAAAACATTTTTATTATAGTTATAAAAGTAGAGGAGCTTCCATATTGCCAGTAGTTGCACTATACAGTGTGTATGAATGTATAACTAAAGAGTTAAAAAGATTTGACGATAAATTTTTACAGCAAATATCATCTCATTATAGTTCTGATAGAAGTAGTGGAAATGCTGGCGATATTGTAGTTATAAACAACGATGGAAGTTTATATGAAGTTGTAGAAGTAAAGTTTGATATAGCACCAGACTATATAATGGTAGATGATGCCTATAAAAAGTTTTGTAATACAACAATACAAAGGTATTATATATTAAGTACATTGGCTCCTAAAGATGATGAATTAGAAATAATTCATGATTTAGTTGAAAAAATCAAAACTGAACATGGTTGTCAAGTAATTATAAATGGTGTATTTCCGACCTTAAAATATTATTTAAGATTGTTAGATAATACGGATTTATTTATGGAAAGGTATATTCATAACATACAAACTCATCCAGAAATAAATGCAGAACACAAAATAGCTTGGAATGATTTATTAACAAAAAAAGAAAAAAACAATACTAAAGGCGGTTAA